In Desulfoplanes formicivorans, a single window of DNA contains:
- a CDS encoding ABC transporter ATP-binding protein: MKNKTKPDHIQSLYLARRVAGYFFKYKFRIILSFISLAIVAACTAGTAFLVKPALDNIFIEKDETSLLFIPILLVVMFALKGFFMFLQKYEMNYCGLKVLEELRNELYAKIICLPTSFFNESQVGMLMSRVVNDVTLIRNSMPEFIRMIRQGITMVGLIGLVIYRDPYLAFWALLVLPLTAWPFVFFGKKLRKIGRKNQKQIATITSLLQETFNGLSVVKAFAAEKLENKKFEEKNAGLVKIAVRGVKYNEMSSPIMELIGAVGMGLVIWYGGSQVIAGKSTPGTFFSFMTGLIMLYEPFKSINSANLSIQRALAGAERVFEILDSKTINVETQGHTVYDHHFQSLCFDHVTFAYPGTEEPALQDITLDIKAGERVAIVGSSGSGKTTLAGLIPRFHDPQTGQILLNNTPLTEFTLESLRKGIGIVSQDAFLFNASIAENIAYSQTNIDPHQIIQAAQAAYAHGFIQELPDGYDTIVGERGVKLSGGQKQRITIARAILKNPSLLIMDEATSALDTESESIVQKALDNLMQGRTSIVIAHRLSTVISADRIVVMNRGEIMDVGKHEELLQRCGVYANLYRIQFESSKADITHQK, from the coding sequence ATGAAAAATAAAACAAAACCCGACCACATTCAAAGCCTCTACCTGGCCCGCCGCGTGGCCGGATACTTTTTCAAATACAAGTTCCGGATCATTCTTTCCTTCATTTCCCTGGCCATTGTTGCTGCATGCACAGCTGGAACCGCCTTTCTGGTCAAGCCGGCCCTGGATAACATCTTCATTGAAAAGGATGAGACCTCTCTACTCTTCATTCCCATTCTTCTGGTGGTCATGTTTGCCCTTAAGGGATTTTTCATGTTCCTGCAGAAGTATGAGATGAACTATTGCGGTCTCAAGGTTCTGGAAGAGCTGCGTAACGAATTGTATGCCAAGATCATCTGCCTCCCCACCAGCTTTTTCAATGAATCCCAAGTAGGCATGCTCATGTCACGGGTGGTTAACGACGTCACTCTGATCCGCAACAGCATGCCCGAATTCATCCGCATGATACGCCAGGGCATCACCATGGTCGGGCTCATTGGACTGGTCATCTACCGCGACCCCTACCTGGCTTTCTGGGCCCTGCTGGTCCTGCCCCTTACGGCCTGGCCCTTTGTCTTTTTCGGCAAGAAGCTGCGTAAGATAGGTCGCAAGAACCAAAAACAGATCGCAACCATCACCTCCCTGCTCCAGGAAACCTTCAACGGACTTTCCGTGGTCAAGGCCTTTGCCGCGGAAAAACTGGAAAACAAAAAATTCGAAGAAAAAAATGCCGGTCTGGTCAAAATCGCTGTGCGCGGGGTAAAGTACAACGAGATGTCTTCGCCCATCATGGAACTCATTGGCGCCGTGGGCATGGGTCTTGTCATCTGGTACGGAGGCAGCCAGGTCATTGCGGGCAAATCAACCCCGGGGACGTTCTTTTCCTTCATGACCGGGCTGATCATGCTTTATGAACCTTTCAAAAGCATCAATAGCGCCAATCTATCCATCCAGCGGGCCCTGGCTGGTGCAGAACGGGTTTTTGAAATTCTGGACTCCAAGACCATCAACGTGGAAACCCAGGGGCACACCGTCTATGATCACCACTTTCAAAGCCTTTGTTTCGACCATGTCACCTTTGCCTATCCAGGCACCGAAGAACCGGCCCTGCAAGATATCACCCTTGATATCAAAGCGGGTGAACGAGTCGCCATCGTGGGTTCCAGCGGATCGGGCAAAACAACGTTGGCTGGGCTGATTCCCCGATTCCACGATCCCCAAACGGGACAGATTCTGCTCAATAATACGCCTCTAACAGAATTCACCCTGGAAAGTTTGCGTAAAGGCATCGGCATTGTCTCCCAGGACGCCTTTCTCTTTAACGCCTCCATTGCCGAGAATATCGCCTATAGCCAAACAAACATTGATCCCCATCAGATCATACAGGCAGCACAAGCCGCCTATGCCCACGGATTCATCCAGGAACTTCCAGACGGCTACGACACCATTGTAGGTGAACGCGGGGTCAAGCTCTCGGGCGGCCAAAAACAACGCATCACCATTGCCCGGGCCATTCTCAAAAACCCATCTCTGCTCATCATGGACGAGGCCACCAGTGCTTTGGACACGGAATCCGAGTCCATTGTCCAGAAGGCTTTGGACAACCTCATGCAGGGCAGAACAAGCATTGTCATTGCCCATCGCCTTTCAACGGTCATCTCTGCGGACCGCATTGTAGTCATGAACAGGGGAGAGATTATGGATGTGGGAAAACACGAGGAACTGCTGCAACGGTGCGGGGTGTATGCGAATTTGTACAGGATACAGTTTGAGAGTTCAAAAGCAGATATAACCCATCAAAAATGA